The nucleotide window TACCCAGCGGAAGAAGGTTGAGCTTTGGGATCAGAAGAAATTACCTTCAATCATGCGCGACAACAACCACACGTAAGAGGGCTCGCCCGCTTCGCTCAATTAACACTGACATAGCCCAGATTCAAGACGGAAACAATTGAAGAGGTCTACCGCTTCTACAGAGATGACATCGAGTTCTGTCTAACACGCCACTACTTCCTCCAACCTCTAGAACACTACACCCCCATGGAAACAAAACAGCAAGCAACCATCCCAATGGGCAGTCTACCGCCTTGGGAGTCTCTCACTCCAGTGGATCAGCAGAAACGATGGTTTCTCCAGGTCAAGGCACATGTTGTCCAGGATAACAAACCGGACGAGATTCGCAAGGCTCAAGATCAACTACTAGCTGTGCGAAGAGAGCTTGATGGAGTTTTCGAGTTCCGGGGTATTGATCGCAAGGTTCACGATACCAGGGTTATGCAACAGATGCAGGGGGTTCAGCAGTTGCCGCAGAAGTTTACGGTTGGGAAGTAGAATGTCcacaagcagaagaagccgCGTGTGCGGTATTGAATATTGCCCACTTCCCGCATGTTGACGGGGCACTGATTGCATCTGGAGTAGAGAACATGGGGCACGTGGCATCCGATGATGTCTAACTCAATTAATAGATGATACCCGGTATGATAGACGTTCGGTAGCCGAACTATCACTACTTTCCGATCGCATCAAGCCTTTCATGCGCTATATCCCAAACCCATTCATTCGTGATCATCTCCCATGCTTTCATCCAGCTCCATTTTGTGAACTACGCACGCTTCATTTGTTCTTCCACGCCTGATCCGCATCTACACAAGTTAGCATAATCCCTCA belongs to Fusarium oxysporum Fo47 chromosome V, complete sequence and includes:
- a CDS encoding mediator complex, subunit Med18, which produces MHEIFLTALIEDKDFTSACAVLGGLTNMDPWESIQRVLYFQGPQRPMGISNQSSIEKPIRNNTGFLWKELHQNLTRQSFILQTRYDVLKDRDMGANASPMDLDATQGILRWTDFPDPPRGQPLLTQRKKVELWDQKKLPSIMRDNNHTFKTETIEEVYRFYRDDIEFCLTRHYFLQPLEHYTPMETKQQATIPMGSLPPWESLTPVDQQKRWFLQVKAHVVQDNKPDEIRKAQDQLLAVRRELDGVFEFRGIDRKVHDTRVMQQMQGVQQLPQKFTVGK